GGAACAGATCAAGCCGGCGCCGGACATGGGCCGCTCGATCAACACGGAATATGTGATCGGCCTGGGGACCATCGACGAGCGCATGCTGATCCTGGTCGATATCGACCAGCTGATGTCCAGTGCCGAGATGGGCTTGATCGAGAAACTGGCGGCGTAATGCCGCAGTGATGAGAATTTCCCTGCATATTGTCAAAAACTATTGATATTAAGTATTGCATATCGTTTCCGCAGGGAGCACGCTAGCGCATTTTCCTGGCGCACGGTTCAACCGAACCGTGCGCCAGTTTACTTGGCGGGACAGATTTGGCGGCGTCCGCCATGCTGTTCCAGGCGCTGGCTGCAGGGCCTCTCTTCAGGATATTAGGATAGTCACATGAATTTGTTAAGAAACGTCAGCATCGGGGTCCGTCTGGGACTGGGCTTTGCCGTCATTTTGCTGTTTTCCATGATCATCACCGGCATCAGTGTCTGGCGTCTGCATGACGTGGCCAGCGCCACGCGCACGATGATGGAAGAGCCGCTGGCCAAGGAGCGGTATATTTCCGACTGGTATACGCGCATCGACAGCGCCGTGCGGCGCACGATCGCCATCGCCCGCAGCAGCGACACCTCGCTGAGCGGCTTTTTCGCCGAAGAGTCGAAAGTGTCGAGCGCCAGCTCGGCTGTCCTGCAAAAGAAAATCGCGGCGCTGCTCAAAGATCCGAAAGAACAGGCCATGTTCGCCAGTTTGCTGGAATTGCGCGAAGTGTATGTCGGCTCGCGCGACCAGGTCTACAAGCTCAAGGGCGAGTCCCAGTCCGAGGCCGCCAACGAAGTGTTTGAAAAAACCTTCGTGCCCGCCGCAGCCAAGTACCAGAAGATGGTCTACGGTTTGCTGGAGCACCAGCGTGCCACCATCGACGCCACCGCGCGCCAGATTGATGACATCGCCAGCACCAGCCGCAACCTGCTGTTATTGCTGTCGACGCTGGCGCTGGCTTTTGGCGTCGTGTGCGCCTGGCTGTTGACGATGGGCATCGTGCGTCCGCTGCGCACGGCCGTGGACATCGCCCGCAAAGTGGCCGATGGCGACCTGACGGCGCAGATCGACGCCAGCGCCAAGGATGAAACCGGGCAACTTTTACTGGCGCTGAAGGACATGAACACCAGCCTGCTCAACATCGTCGGCGAAGTGCGCAGCGGCACGGACAGCATTGCGACGTCCTCGACGCAGATTGCCGCCGGCAACCAGGACCTGTCTTCCCGCACGGAAGAGCAAGCGGGTTCGCTGGAAGAAACGGCCTCGTCGATGGAAGAGCTGACCAGCACCGTGAAACAGAATGCGGACAATGCGCGCCAGGCGAATCAATTGGCGGCGTCGGCGGCGCAAGTGGCCGTCAAGGGCGGCGAAGTGGTGGCGCAAGTGGTGGGCACCATGCAATCGATTAATACGTCCTCGAACAAGATCGTCGACATCATTGCCGTCATCGATGGCATCGCCTTCCAGACCAACATTTTGGCGCTGAATGCGGCCGTGGAAGCGGCGCGCGCGGGCGAGCAGGGCCGCGGCTTTGCCGTCGTGGCCTCGGAAGTGCGCAACCTGGCGCAGCGCTCGGCGTCGGCGGCGAAAGAGATCAAGACCCTGATCGGCGCGTCCGTGGAGCAAGTCAATGCGGGCAGCATGCTGGTGGCGCAAGCCGGCTCGACCATGAACGATATCGTCGACAGCGTGCAGCGCGTGAGCGACATCATCACGGAAATCACGGCGGCCAGCAGCGAGCAAAGCGTGGGCATCGACGAGATCAACCGCGCCATCGGCCAGATGGATGCCGTGACGCAACAAAATGCGGCCCTGGTGGAGGAGTCGGCTGCTGCCGCCGAATCGATGCAGCACCAGGCGCACAACCTGGCGCAAGTCGTCAGCGTGTTCAAGCTCCATGGCCAGCAGGCCAAGGTAAGTGGCGCGAGCACGCTGAAGCAGCCGGCAGCGCCGCAAACCGCCTTGCGCCTCGGCGCACGCTGAAAGCTGCGGCTGCCCCGTGCAGCCGCAGCTTTCAGCTCCTTTTATATAGTCTGGTTCCGATTTTTCAGGATATTCACATGAATTTGTTAAGAAACGTCAGTATTGGTGTGCGGCTCGGCCTGGGTTTTGCCGTCATTTTGCTGTTTTCCCTGGTCATTACCGGCATCAGCGTCTGGCGTTTGCACGACGTGGCCACCGCCACGCGCACCATGATGGAGCAGCCGCTGGCGAAGGAACGCTATATTTCCGACTGGTACAGCAAGATCGACAGCGGCATCCGCCGCACCACGGCCATCGTGCGCAGCGCCGACACCTCGCTGGGACCGTATTTTGCGGAAGAAGCGAAACAGTCGTCCGTCGTTTCGAGTGAATTGCAAAAGAAGATTGAAGCCCTGATTTCCGGCCCGCAAGAAACGGAACTGTTCCGCCAGGTCAGCGAAATGCGCAAGGTGTATCTGGATTCCCGTGAGCAAGTCTCGAAGCTGAAGGCGGCCGGCCAGACGGAAGAAGCGGAAAAGGCCTTCCAGGCCGTGTTCGTGCCCGGCTCGACGAAGTACCAGAAAGTCATCATGAATATGCTGGAACACCAGCGCGCCAGCATCGACGCCACCGCGCGCGAGATCGATGCCGTCGCCAAGACCAGCCGCAACCTGCTGCTGGTGCTGGCCGCGCTGGCACTGGGCTTTGGCGTCGTGTGCGCCTGGGTCTTGACGATGGGCATCGTGCGCCCCTTGCGCACGGCCGTGGAGATTGCCCGCAAGGTGGCCGATGGCGACTTGACGGCGCAGATCGATGTCAGCGCCAAGGATGAAACGGGGCAATTGCTGCAAGCGCTGAAGGATATGAACACCAGCCTGCTCAATATCGTTGGCGAAGTGCGCAGCGGCACGGACAGCATCGCAACGTCCTCGACGCAGATTGCCGCCGGCAACCAGGACCTGTCTTCCCGCACGGAAGAGCAAGCCGGTTCGCTGGAAGAAACGGCATCGTCGATGGAAGAACTGACGTCGACCGTGAAACAGAATGCGGACAATGCGCGCCAGGCGAACCAATTGGCGGCGTCGGCCGCGCAAGTGGCCGTCAAGGGCGGGCAAGTCGTGGCGCAAGTGGTGGGCACGATGGAATCGATCAATGCCTCGTCGAACAAGATCGTCGACATCATCAGTGTCATCGATGGCATCGCCTTCCAGACCAACATTTTGGCCCTGAATGCGGCCGTGGAAGCGGCGCGCGCAGGCGAGCAGGGCCGCGGCTTTGCCGTCGTGGCGTCCGAGGTGCGCAACCTGGCCCAGCGTTCTGCTTCGGCTGCGAAAGAGATCAAGACCCTGATCGGCGCGTCCGTGGAGCAAGTCAACGCGGGCAGCATGCTGGTGGCGCAAGCCGGCTCGACCATGAATGATATCGTCGACAGCGTGCAGCGCGTGAGCGACATCATCACGGAAATCACGGCGGCCAGCAGCGAGCAAAGCGTGGGCATCGACGAGATCAACCGCGCCATCGGTCAGATGGATGCCGTGACGCAACAAAATGCGGCGCTGGTGGAAGAGTCGGCGGCCGCCGCCGAATCGATGCAGCACCAGGCGCACAATCTGGCGCAAGTCGTCAGCGTGTTTAAATTGAATAGCCAGCAGGCCAGTGTCAGCGGCTTGAAGGGTGTAAAACGTCCGGCAGGCAAGGAAGCCAAGGCTAGCTTGCGGATCGGCCGCGCCGCTTAAGTTGCTTGCCCCGTAACGGCTGGGGTCGTACCCTGAGGGTACGGCCCCGGTATTTAAGCCTCTGGGGTGAAGCCGGCGATCGCCAGCTGCGACAGCCGGTCCGCCTCGCCATTCCTGTGGCGCGGTAGCCAGCGCAAGCTCACATCGTTGAATTGTTCTAGCAGGGCCACTACGTTGGCCCTGTGCATTTCCAGCCCCTTGGCGCCGACCGGCGTCGTTCCCAGCACATCATTGATCACTACCTGGCTGTCGCCGAACAGCAGCAGTTGCTCGGGCGGCGGGCGCACGGCCTGCGCCGCCTGCAGCACGGCGATCAGGGCCGCATATTCGGCGTCGCTGCTGCTGCCATAACCGGCCGCCTGGCTCACTTCGATGCGCTCGCCGTTCGGCCCCAGCAGCAGGGCGCCTATGCCCAGCTTGCCCGGGTTCGGATGGGCGGAACCGTCGAACCAGCCGCGCCAGGCTTGCGGGCCGCCATGGTCCTGGCGGCTGAGCGCCAGCTGCGCGCGGCGCGCCTGCATCTTCGCTTCCTTGCGCAGTTTTCGCGCCTCTGCTTCCGGCGTCATGGCTTGAGGAACCAGGTATCGATCAGGCTGCCGATCCAGCAGGCCACCAGTACGCTTACGGCCACGGTCATGGCGGGGCCGTCATTGGCGGACAGCGCATCGACTTTTTCCACGATCAGCTGCACGTCGAGGGGCAGGGCGCCACTGTCGATCTGTGCCATAACCTGGTCCAATCGTGCCATGATCTGGCGCAATACGAGCACCAGCGCGACCAGCGCGGGCACGAGGAAGAGGCAGCCGCGCGCCTTGCGTTTCAATAGGAAATGCCCGCTGCCGGGAAAGACGAGGGCCGACAGCAGCAGGGGGAGATTGCGCTTGGAAAGGGGGGAACCGCTCATGCGTGCCTTTGTGAGGAGAAAGAGCGTTCCATCATACTATTGCCAGCCGAATTTGCGCAGATACACGCGTTTCATGAACGTCGTCAGCACCGTGTAGCAGACGAGGATGCCCAGCAGCCAGGGGAAGTAGCCCAACGGCAGGGCTTGCAGCTTGAAGTAAGTCGCCAGCGGTCCCATCGGCAGGAACACGCCCGCGGCCATGATGAGGGTCGTGGCCACCAGCAGGGGTACGGAGGCGATGCTGTCGATGAAGGGCAGCTTGGGCGTGCGGATCAGGTGCACGATCAGGGTTTGCGTCAGCAGCCCGACGACGAACCAGCCGGACTGGAACAGGGTCTGCTGTTCCGGCGTATTCGCGCCAAACACATGCCACATCAAAATAAAGGTGCTGATGTCGAAGATCGAGCTGATGGGCCCGAAGAACATCATGAAGCGGCCGATGTCGCGCGGGTTCCAGCTCAAAGGCTGCTGGATCAGTTCGGCGTCGACATTGTCGAAGGGAATGGCGATCTGCGACACGTCATACAACAGGTTTTGCACCAGCAGGTGCAGCGGCAGCATGGGCAAAAACGGCAAGAAGGCGCTGGCCACCAGTACGGAAAACACATTGCCGAAGTTCGAACTGGCCGTCATGCGGATGTATTTGAGCATGTTGCTGAAGGTGCGCCGGCCTTCCAGCACGCCTTCTTCCAGCACCATCAGGCTTTTTTCCAGCAGGATGATGTCGGCCGCTTCCTTGGCGATATCGACGGCCGAATCGACGGAAATGCCGATGTCGGCCGCGCGCAGGGCGGGCGCGTCGTTGATGCCGTCGCCCATGAAGCCGACGATGTGGCCATTGCCGCGCAGGGCGCGCACGAGGCGCTCCTTGTGCAGCGGGCTGAGCTTGGCAAACACCGTGTTGTCTTCAGCCGCGCGGGCCAGCGTGGCATCGTCCATGTCGTCGAGTTGCGGGCCTTGCAGCACGCCATGCACGGCCAGGCCCACTTCGCGGCAAATCTTCGCCGTCACCAGGTGGTTGTCGCCCGTCAATACTTTCACGGTGACGCCATGTTCGGCCAGCGCGCGCAGGGCGGGCGCCGTCGATTCCTTCGGCGGATCAAGAAACGCCACATAGCCTATCAGGGTCAGCGCCGTTTCATCGGCCACGCCGTACACGGTTTTATGCGGCGGCACTTCCTTGACGGCCACGGCCACTACGCGCAAGCCTTCCGCATTCAGGCCCTGCGTGGTGTCCAGCACCTTGTCCAGCAGGGCAGGATCGAGCGGAATGTTCACGCCGCCCAGGCGCAAATGGCTGCAGGCGGCGAGAATTTCCTCGACGGCGCCCTTGCAGATCAGCTCATGGTGATCATTCTTTTCAGAAACGACGACGGACATGCGGCGGCGCACGAAATCGAACGGGATTTCATCGACCTTGAGGTAATCGCGCGCCAGCTGCATTTCCGTTTGCAATTCCACATGGTCGAGCACGGCGCGGTCGAGCAGGTTTTTCAAGCCCGTCTGGTAGTGGCTGTTCAAGTAAGCGAACTGCAGCACTTCATCGGAGGGCTGGCCAAACACGTCCGTATGGCGCTCGAGCACGATCTTGTCCTGCGTCAAGGTGCCCGTTTTATCTGTGCACAGCACATCCATGGCGCCGAAGTTCTGGATCGCATCGAGGCGTTTCACGACGACTTTCTTTTTCGACAGTTTCACGGCACCCTTGGCCAGGGTGCTGGTGACGATCATGGGCAGCATTTCCGGCGTCAGGCCCACGGCGACCGACAGGGCGAACAAAAACGCTTCCATCCAGTCGCCCTTGGTCCAGCCGTTGATCAGGAACACGAGCGGCGCCATCACGAGGGCGAAGCGGATCAAGAGCCAGCTGACGCTGTTCACGCCCGCTTCGAACGCCGTCGGCGTGCGCTCGGTGGCCGTCACTCTCGTGGCGATGGTGCCGAAATAGGTGCGGTTGCCGGTTGCCAGGACCAGCGCCGTGGCCGCGCCCGAAATCACATTCGTGCCCATGAACAGCAAATTGGCCAGTTCCATCGGGTCTTTGCCATGGGCGTCGGCCAGCTCGGCCATCTTTTCCACCGGCAAGGACTCGCCCGTCATGGCGGCCTGGCTGACGAACAGGTCTTTCGCGGAAAGCAAACGGCAGTCGGCGGGAATCATGTCGCCGGCCGACAGCACGATGATGTCTCCCTGCACCAGCTGGCGGATGGGCAGCTCGATCTGCTGGCCATTGCGCAGCACGGTGGCCGTATTGCTGACCATGGCTTTCAGGCGCTCGGCAGCGCGGTTCGAGCGGCCTTCCTGCACGAAGCGCAGCAAGGTCGACAAAATCACCATGGTGCCGATGACGATGGTGGCCTTCGGGTCTTCCGTCAGGTAGGAAACGATGGCCAGCACGGTGAGCAGCAGGTTGAACGGATTCTTGTAGCACAGCCACAGGTGCTGGTACCAGGCCAGCGGTTTTTCATGCTCGACTTCATTCGGGCCCGTTTGCGCGCCGATGACTTGCGCCTCGGCATCGCGCAAGCCTTCGGCCCGCGTGCGCAGGCGGTTCAGCGCGCTGTCCAGGTCTTCATGGGCGGCGGCCAGCAGCTGGCGCGCCAGGTGGTCGGGCACGGGGCGGGCCGTGCTGTTTTCCAGCGGCATGGCGCGCCGGCGGAAATGGCCGGCCGTATGGCGCTTGCGCAGGAACGATTCGAATAAGCGGGTGAAGAGATTCATGGCTCTTCCTTTCACGACGAGGTGTTGACGGGCGGCGCAGCCGCAGGCAAGACTTGCGTGCCGCCAAGACACAATAGTGCTGGCGGGCAATCCGAGTCAGTAGCCGGTCGCGATCGGAAAGAGGGGGAGAGGCGCACGGCCAGACTTGCCGCGAGACACCGCACCTTGCTCAGCAAGGCACGGAGGAAAGAGAGTTCCGCGTTGCTTGCTGTTTAGCTGCCGAGGCAATCACCGATACAAGATCGGCTACTGTCACTAGAACAAGTACCCACGTGGGACTCCGTAAATGAATAATGGGGGCATCTTATGGATGGGCTGCGAGGGTGTCAACTGAAGAAATCTTAGGTTTCCAAAGTGTAATGTGACAATCTGTGATTTTTGCCGTTTGGCAATCCGTTATGCTCGGGTACGCTGATTGGCTGGAAGTAGCCACGGTAAACTCTATGCAAATACAGAAAAATACATGTCTATGGAATTCATCGTCGGGGCAGTCATAGCGGGACTTGTCGTCATGCTCTTTGCCGGCAAGCACTTTTCAAAAAAACTGCCGAAAGAAACACATTTCGAATGTGCCCGTTGCGGCACGGTTGCACGCCATACCGATCGAACGATTGAAGCCTGGCGCAACAACAAAACCACATTCTTTTGCCAGTCCTGCCATCTTAAATGGGTACGTGCCAGGGCGCCACGCGAGCGTGAGCCTGGCACTTCTCCTGCAGGGTCCAGATCTGGAGCGGGATCGGGTTGCCTTGGCATTGTTGTGCTGTTAGCCGTCGTTCCGCTGGCTGGCTTTTTATTGGTGCACGCTTATGCCTGAGCCAGTTTTCGCGCAGTGAGCCTCGCCGAAAACCATGTGGCCTTCACCTTATGCCGCATCAGGCGGTTTGCACCGCCATCGCCAGCGAATCGGACAATATCTGCCATAACGCAGCGTGGCGCTGCTGCAGCGCGGCGCCACCCGCATAAATGAGTTCCACGTGCAGGCTGTCGACGATGCCCAGGTAGGCTTGCGCGTACAGTTCGATGCGCTGCGGCGGCAGGGATGGCGCCAGGCGGCCCAGGCTGGCCATGTAGTGCTGCTGCAACTGCGCCAGCAAGGCTTCATAGCCCGTGCCGACTTCGATGCGCAGGGGCGCGGGCGGTAAATATGCCGTGCGCAGCAAAAAGCGCAAATGGGCCGACTCCGCGTAGCGCTGCGCCATGCGGTCGCAGTACAAGGCACCGGCCAGTTGCCCGCCGGGCGCCGCCAACGCCGCTTCATCGGCGAAGCAGCTGTCCATGAAGGCTTGCTCTTCAGCCAGCGCATCGGCAAAGACGTCGAGGAAGAGGGCATCCTTGCCGGCGAAGTGCGAATACAGCGAGGCCTTGCGCATGCCCGCCTGCCCGGCGATGTCGCTGAGGGACGAGGCGTCGTAACCATGTTCGGAAAAGTGCACGACGGCAACGGCGCAGATGTTATCGGCCGAGGCCGAGCGTTTCTTCATATGAGGCTAATGGTTGGGTGAAGCGTCAGTGCGCGCCCAGGTTGGTGGCGGTTGCCGGATGGACGCGCGCAGTGGCCAGGGTCAGCCATGATACCAGCAGGCCGGCCACGGTCAAGAACAGCAGCCACGGCAGCGGCCCCTGTTCGGACAGGCTGGCCGCCAGCGGCGTGGCCAGGGACGACAAGGTCATCTGGATGGCGCCCAGCAATGCCGCCGTGGAACCGAGCGCGCGCTGCTGCGAACCCATGGCCATGGCCATCAGCGCCGCTTCCGCGATGCCCAGGCCAAACAGGGCCACGAACATGCCGGGCACGACGGCGGTGATGCCGAAGCCCGCCCAGGCGCCCAGCAAGGCCAGCGCGGCGCCGCCCAGCATGGCCACGCTGCCCGCCACGCAGAGGCGCGCCACGCCATGCCTTTCCACCATCCGGCCGCTGGCCATCGCACCGAGCAGCACGGCCACGCCCGTGGCACCGAACACCAGGCCGAAATTGCTGGCGGACAGGCCGAAATCGCGCTGGTACACGAGCGAGGCGCCGCCGATATACGCAAACAGGAAGAAGAAAGCGGCGGACAGGGCCAGCGCGGGCAGCAGGAAGGCGCGGTCCAGCGCGATGCGCGCATAGGTGCGGTGCAGGCCCTTCGGTGAAACGCGGTTCTTCAGTGGTAAGGTTTCCGGCAAGAACAGCGCGCTATTGAGCAGCGTCAAGGCGCCCAGCGCGGCCAGGGCCAGCATCACGGCGCGCCAGCCATAGTGCGCATCGAGCAAGCCACCCACGGCCGGGGCCAGCACGGGCGCCAGGCCCACGATGGTCATCAGCAGGGCAAACAGCTGCGCCGCTTTGACGCCATCGGCCACGTCGCGCACCATGCTCATCACCACCACTAAGGTCAGCGCCGCGCCCAGGCCCTGCAGCAAACGTGCCAGCAGCAGGGTCGACAATTGATCCGCCTGCGCCGCCCACACAGCAGCAAGAATGTAGACGGCGATGCCGGCCAGGAGCGGACGGCGCCGGCCCAGCATGTCGGTCAGCGGACCGCACAGCAGTTGCCCTGCACCCAGGGCCAGCAGGAAAACGGTCAGGCTCAGCTGCACATTCGCATACGAGGTGTGCAGTTCGCGCGCCATGGCGGGCATCGACGCCAGGTACATGTCGATGCCGGCCGGACCGAGCACGGCCACCAGGGCCAGGGAAGCCGCCAGCCCGAGACTGGCGGCGGGGAAAGTGGTTTGCTGCTGCATTGCGATTCCTTCGTGTCATCAAAAAAACGGGGCATGGACGCCGCCGTGTTTTTTATTGTACACTCACTGCCTACCGGTAGGTAGCTTGTGCAGTCAATGAAAAGGATGAGACCGATGAAAAAAGAATCAATTGCGGGAGAGTTGGCATGACGGAAGTGGGAATTGCGCTCAGCGGCGTGGCCGTCGCGTTGCTGTTTGCCGCCTGGAGCTCGCACCGCACCCGCTGCGAGCGGCGCGATGTCATGTTGCTGACGATACTGGGCACGACCCTGGGACTGCCGGGCGCCGTCCTGCTGGCGTTGCCGCTTGCGTAGGTCGGATTAGCGTAGCGTAATCCGACAACATTGTTGGCGAGGCCGGTGGTGGTGTCGGATTACGCGCTTGGGCGCTAATCCGACCTACGCAGTGATGTTCATGCGAACATGAAAAAAGGCAGGCCGTGTGGCCTGCCTTCTTGTCGTCGACACGCCCGCCGAAGCGGGCGCGTGGCGCTTACTCTTCTTCGTAAGAACTGATCGGAGCACAACCGCAGAACAGGTTGCGGTCGCCGTAGACGTTGTCGGCGCGGCCGACCGGTGGCCAGTATTTGCGCTGGCGCAGGGAAGCGACGGGGTAGGCCGCGATTTCACGGCTGTACTTGCGTTCCCAGTTGTCCGACATCAGCACCTGTGCCGTGTGCGGCGCATGTTTCAACGGGTTGTCGTCGTGGTCGAATTCACCGCTGGCGACCTTGGCGATTTCCGCGCGGATGGCGATCATGGCGTCGATGAAGCGGTCGATTTCCACTTTCGATTCGCTTTCCGTCGGCTCGATCATCAGGGTGCCCGGCACGGGGAAGCTCATGGTCGGCGCATGGAAACCGAAGTCCATCAAACGCTTGGCCACGTCTTCGTTGCTGATGCCGGTGGCGTCCGTGATCGGGCGCAGGTCGAGGATGCATTCGTGCGCGACCAGGCCGTCGTGGCCCGAGTACAGCACGGGATAGTGCGGCGCCAGGCGGCGCGCGATGTAGTTCGCCGCCAGGATCGCCGTCTCGGTCGCTGCGGTTAATCCCTCCGCGCCCATCATGGCGATATACATCCACGAAATCGGCAGGATGCTGGCCGAGCCGAATGGCGCGGCGCTGACGGCGCTGATGCCTGCAGCATCGCGCTGGTAGCCGGAGGAACGCTGGTTCGGCAGGAATTTCGCCAGGTGGGCGCCCACGCCGATCGGGCCGACGCCTGGTCCGCCGCCGCCGTGCGGGATGCAGAAAGTCTTGTGCAGGTTCAGGTGCGACACGTCGCCGCCAAACGAGCCGGGAGCGGCCACGCCGACCAGCGCGTTCATGTTGGCGCCGTCGATGTAGACCTGGCCGCCGTGCGAGTGGATGATCTCGCACAGTTCCTGGATGCCTTCTTCAAACACGCCGTGGGTGGATGGGTAGGTGACCATCACGCAAGCCAGGTTGGCGCTGTGCTTTTCCGCTTTCGCTTTCAGGTCGGCCAGGTCCACGTTGCCGTTGGCGTCGCAGCTGGTGACGACGACCTGCATGCCGACCATATTGGCCGATGCGGGGTTGGTGCCGTGCGCCGACGATGGAATCAGGCAGATATTGCGGTGGCCTTCGCCACGCGATTCGTGATACGCCTTGATCACCAGCAGACCCGCGTATTCACCCTGCGAGCCGGCGTTCGGCTGCAGCGAGACGGCAGCGTAGCCGGTCAGCGCGCACAGCATCTCTTCCAGCTGCGAGATCATTTCGCGGTAGCCGACCGTTTGCGCGTCTGGCGCGAACGGGTGGATGTTCGAAAACTCGGGCCAGGTGACGGGAATCATTTCGCTCGTCGCGTTCAGCTTCATGGTGCACGAACCGAGCGGGATCATGGTGCGGTCCAGCGCCAGGTCCTTGTCGGCCAGGCTGCGCAGGTAGCGCAGCATTTCGTGTTCCGAGTGGTAGCTGTTGAAGACGGGGTGCGTCAGATACGCGCTTTCGCGCGCCAGATTCGCCGGCAGCGCGCTGGTCACGGCTGCTTCAACTGCGTCCAGGTCCGGGGCGGCAGGCGCGTTGGCCAGGCCGTGCGCGAACACTTTCCACAGCAGCGCGATATCGTCGCGCGTGGTGGTTTCGTCGAGCGACACGCCGACGTGGGTGTTGTCGATCTTGCGCAGGTTGACGCCGTGGTGCATGGCCGTCGCGTGCAGTTGCGCCGCATCGGCCACATGGATGGTCAGGGTGTCGAAGTAGCTCGCGTTGACGACGCCATAGCCGAGGGTCTTCAGGTTGGCGGCCAGCACGCCCGTAAAGCGGTGCACGCGCTGGGCGATCTGCAGCAGGCCGGCAGGGCCGTGGTAGACGGCGTACATCGAGGCCATCACGGCCAGCAGCACTTGCGCCGTGCAGATGTTGGACGTCGCTTTTTCGCGGCGGATATGCTGTTCGCGCGTTTGCAGGGCCAGGCGATACGCCTTGTTGCCTTGCGCATCGACGGTCACGCCGACCAGGCGACCCGACATATTGCGCTTGAATTCATCGCGCGTGGACAGGTAGCCCGCGTGCGGGCCGCCGAAGCCGAGCGGCACGCCGAAGCGCTGGCTGTTGCCGACGACGACGTCGGCGCCCCATTCGCCAGGAGGCGTCAGCATGGTCAGGGCCAGCAGGTCGGCAGCGACGATGACCATGGCGCCATTCGCATGCAGTTTTTCCACGCCGGCGCGGTAGTCGCGGACTAAACCGTTGACGCCAGGGTATTGCAGCAGCACGCCGAAGCAGGCGTCCAGCGACTCGATTTCAGCCGGGTCGAACGTACGCACGTCGATGCCGATCGGCTGGGCGCGCGTCTGCACCACTTCCAGCGTTTGCGGCAGCACGTCATTGGCGACGTACAGCACGTTCGACTTCGACTTGCCCACGCGCTGGATCAGGGTCATCGCTTCGGCGGCGGCCGTGCCTTCGTCCAGCATCGAGGCGTTCGAGATGCCCATGCCGGTCAGGTCCGTGATGACTTGCTGGAAGTTCAAAATCGCTTCCAGGCGGCCTTGCGAAATCTCTGGCTGGTAAGGCGTGTAAGCCGTGTACCAGGCCGGGTTTTCAAAGATGTTGCGCAACACGACGCCAGGTGTGAAGGTGTTGTAATAACCCTGGCCGATCAGCGATTTGAGCACCTGGTTCTTGCCGGCGATGGCTTTCAGGCGCGACAACGCTTCCTGTTCCGGCATCGGCTGCGAGTAGGCGCCCAATGGCAGGGCGCCCTTGTTGCGGATGTTGGCCGGCACCAGGGCGTCGATCAGCGCGGCGCGCGATGGATAGCCGAGGGTCGCCAGCATGACTTGCTGTTCGGTGGCGGAAGGGCCGATGTGGCGGGCGATGAAGGCATCGCGTGCTTCGAGT
Above is a genomic segment from Janthinobacterium sp. 64 containing:
- a CDS encoding methyl-accepting chemotaxis protein gives rise to the protein MNLLRNVSIGVRLGLGFAVILLFSMIITGISVWRLHDVASATRTMMEEPLAKERYISDWYTRIDSAVRRTIAIARSSDTSLSGFFAEESKVSSASSAVLQKKIAALLKDPKEQAMFASLLELREVYVGSRDQVYKLKGESQSEAANEVFEKTFVPAAAKYQKMVYGLLEHQRATIDATARQIDDIASTSRNLLLLLSTLALAFGVVCAWLLTMGIVRPLRTAVDIARKVADGDLTAQIDASAKDETGQLLLALKDMNTSLLNIVGEVRSGTDSIATSSTQIAAGNQDLSSRTEEQAGSLEETASSMEELTSTVKQNADNARQANQLAASAAQVAVKGGEVVAQVVGTMQSINTSSNKIVDIIAVIDGIAFQTNILALNAAVEAARAGEQGRGFAVVASEVRNLAQRSASAAKEIKTLIGASVEQVNAGSMLVAQAGSTMNDIVDSVQRVSDIITEITAASSEQSVGIDEINRAIGQMDAVTQQNAALVEESAAAAESMQHQAHNLAQVVSVFKLHGQQAKVSGASTLKQPAAPQTALRLGAR
- a CDS encoding methyl-accepting chemotaxis protein, with product MNLLRNVSIGVRLGLGFAVILLFSLVITGISVWRLHDVATATRTMMEQPLAKERYISDWYSKIDSGIRRTTAIVRSADTSLGPYFAEEAKQSSVVSSELQKKIEALISGPQETELFRQVSEMRKVYLDSREQVSKLKAAGQTEEAEKAFQAVFVPGSTKYQKVIMNMLEHQRASIDATAREIDAVAKTSRNLLLVLAALALGFGVVCAWVLTMGIVRPLRTAVEIARKVADGDLTAQIDVSAKDETGQLLQALKDMNTSLLNIVGEVRSGTDSIATSSTQIAAGNQDLSSRTEEQAGSLEETASSMEELTSTVKQNADNARQANQLAASAAQVAVKGGQVVAQVVGTMESINASSNKIVDIISVIDGIAFQTNILALNAAVEAARAGEQGRGFAVVASEVRNLAQRSASAAKEIKTLIGASVEQVNAGSMLVAQAGSTMNDIVDSVQRVSDIITEITAASSEQSVGIDEINRAIGQMDAVTQQNAALVEESAAAAESMQHQAHNLAQVVSVFKLNSQQASVSGLKGVKRPAGKEAKASLRIGRAA
- a CDS encoding ribonuclease HI family protein, which gives rise to MTPEAEARKLRKEAKMQARRAQLALSRQDHGGPQAWRGWFDGSAHPNPGKLGIGALLLGPNGERIEVSQAAGYGSSSDAEYAALIAVLQAAQAVRPPPEQLLLFGDSQVVINDVLGTTPVGAKGLEMHRANVVALLEQFNDVSLRWLPRHRNGEADRLSQLAIAGFTPEA
- a CDS encoding DUF6677 family protein, with product MSGSPLSKRNLPLLLSALVFPGSGHFLLKRKARGCLFLVPALVALVLVLRQIMARLDQVMAQIDSGALPLDVQLIVEKVDALSANDGPAMTVAVSVLVACWIGSLIDTWFLKP
- the mgtA gene encoding magnesium-translocating P-type ATPase, which codes for MNLFTRLFESFLRKRHTAGHFRRRAMPLENSTARPVPDHLARQLLAAAHEDLDSALNRLRTRAEGLRDAEAQVIGAQTGPNEVEHEKPLAWYQHLWLCYKNPFNLLLTVLAIVSYLTEDPKATIVIGTMVILSTLLRFVQEGRSNRAAERLKAMVSNTATVLRNGQQIELPIRQLVQGDIIVLSAGDMIPADCRLLSAKDLFVSQAAMTGESLPVEKMAELADAHGKDPMELANLLFMGTNVISGAATALVLATGNRTYFGTIATRVTATERTPTAFEAGVNSVSWLLIRFALVMAPLVFLINGWTKGDWMEAFLFALSVAVGLTPEMLPMIVTSTLAKGAVKLSKKKVVVKRLDAIQNFGAMDVLCTDKTGTLTQDKIVLERHTDVFGQPSDEVLQFAYLNSHYQTGLKNLLDRAVLDHVELQTEMQLARDYLKVDEIPFDFVRRRMSVVVSEKNDHHELICKGAVEEILAACSHLRLGGVNIPLDPALLDKVLDTTQGLNAEGLRVVAVAVKEVPPHKTVYGVADETALTLIGYVAFLDPPKESTAPALRALAEHGVTVKVLTGDNHLVTAKICREVGLAVHGVLQGPQLDDMDDATLARAAEDNTVFAKLSPLHKERLVRALRGNGHIVGFMGDGINDAPALRAADIGISVDSAVDIAKEAADIILLEKSLMVLEEGVLEGRRTFSNMLKYIRMTASSNFGNVFSVLVASAFLPFLPMLPLHLLVQNLLYDVSQIAIPFDNVDAELIQQPLSWNPRDIGRFMMFFGPISSIFDISTFILMWHVFGANTPEQQTLFQSGWFVVGLLTQTLIVHLIRTPKLPFIDSIASVPLLVATTLIMAAGVFLPMGPLATYFKLQALPLGYFPWLLGILVCYTVLTTFMKRVYLRKFGWQ